The genome window CCAAAGTGGGAGCAAGCAAAATCGGTTTCAGTATCCACTAACGGATCGAGGGGGATGCAACGGCGGAATTAGTCAATATTCACCCCGCGCTCCCGAGTTTCAGTATCCACTAACGGATCGAGGGGGATGCAACAGTGAGAAAAATGGCTGAAGAAGTCAAACCGACCCAGGGTTTCAGTATCCACTAACGGATCGAGGGGGATGCAACCGATTTGTCGAGCGCGTTCAACAGGCTTACGACAAGTTTCAGTATCCACTAACGGATCGAGGGGGATGCAACGGGTAGCGCGCAGCCAAGGATGTTCGCCCGCCCAGCGTTTCAGTATCCACTAACGGATCGAGGGGGATGCAACAACCTGCCTCGCTCATGATGTCATGCCACTCCTGGGGTTTCAGTATCCACTAACGGATCGAGGGGGATGCAACCCGAGCATGTCGGAGCAATGCTCAAAATTACTTACTGTTTCAGTATCCACTAACGGATCGAGGGGGATGCAACGGCTGTGTGGGGCGAAAATCCACCGCCCTGGCTGATCTGTTTCAGTATCCACTAACGGATCGAGGGGGATGCAACAACTGGCGCGCCGAAGACCCGACCCGCTCCGAAGAGTTTCAGTATCCACTAACGGATCGAGGGGGATGCAACGACGTTGAATCCATACTCAAAGCAGACTATACTCACGGTTTCAGTATCCACTAACGGATCGAGGGGGATGCAACTGGTTGGGATTGGCTACTTGAAAGCGACTACTAGCAATGTTTCAGTATCCACTAACGGATCGAGGGGGATGCAACGTTAGTGCCAGTTTCCAGCGAGACATTCTCACGGAAGTTTCAGTATCCACTAACGGATCGAGGGGGATGCAACTATCCACTAACATTGCATCCCACTCTATCCACTAGGTTTCAGTATCCACTAACGGATCGAGGGGGATGCAACCACTCCGGTGCAACTGGATGGTGAAATTGTAACAAGTTTCAGTATCCACTAACGGATCGAGGGGGATGCAACGACGTGGGTGGTGGTGGAAAACGTGGATGGATTGCGTTTCAGTATCCACTAACGGATCGAGGGGGATGCAACAGAAAAAATCAGGCGCGCCATTACCAGAGAACGAAGTTTCAGTATCCACTAACGGATCGAGGGGGATGCAACCCGAGACCTGGCAACGTTGTGGTTGCCGGTAACTCCGGTTTCAGTATCCACTAACGGATCGAGGGGGATGCAACCCCGGACTTTGAAGATGCTATTAAAGCCTAACGCTGTTTCAGTATCCACTAACGGATCGAGGGGGATGCAACATGCCGAGCGCTCCCTGCTGTACACGCTGGGACCGGTGTTTCAGTATCCACTAACGGATCGAGGGGGATGCAACATCACTGTAGGTGTGCGCGGATTGCGCTACACATTGTTTCAGTATCCACTAACGGATCGAGGGGGATGCAACCAATTTCTCAATACGTGCGCGGGTTGTTGGACGGTGGTTTCAGTATCCACTAACGGATCGAGGGGGATGCAACAAGTCCAGCGGGTAACCTTCCGATCCATCACCCGTGGTTTCAGTATCCACTAACGGATCGAGGGGGATGCAACGTCTCACCCCGTTTGTGGTCCGCCATGAAGAAGCAGTTTCAGTATCCACTAACGGATCGAGGGGGATGCAACCGCATTTTCTTCCCCCATTATACACTACTTATGGGGGGAGACAATCCCTCTTAACCCTATTTCTGGGATTTGCTCCGGTTTTCCCTTTTTTCTTTTTCGCAAATCGATTTTTGCTTAAAAACCGGGGGGATTTGCGAAAATCCCGGGGAAACCTGCAAAAAAGACCGGCTCCCCTTACCGGAAGCCGGTCTTTCATCAAATTCCCTGGTTTACAGCCCGTAAATCTCGCCGTACTTGCGTTCCAGATAGCGCAGGTAGGGCTGAGGGGTGATGCGCGAGCCGGTAACCTTCTCCACCAGGTCCTGCGGTTCGTACAGGCGTCCCCAGCGGTGCACGTTCTCTCTCAGCCAGCTCAGCAGGGCGCCGAACTCGCCTTTTTCGATTTGCCCTTCCAAGTCGGGGATATCCTTGTTAATTTTCTCCCACAACTGCGCCGAAACCAGGTTGCCCAGCGCGTAGGTGGGGAAGTAGCCAAAGTATCCGCTCGACCAGTGGATGTCCTGCAGGACGCCGAGGGCGTCGTTGGGCGGGGTGAGTCCCAAGTAGGACTGGAATTTTTCGTTCCAGGCGGCGGGCAGGTCTTTGACTTCCAGACTGCCTTCCAGCAGGGCAATTTCCAGTTCCAGCCTCAGCATGATGTGCAGGTTGTAGGTGGCTTCGTCGGCTTCCACGCGGATGAACGAAGGCTCTACCTTGTTGATGGCTTTGTAAAAGGCTTCCAGGGGCACATTGCCCAACTGGCTGGGGAAGTATTCCTGCAGACGCTTGTAGAAGAACTTCCAGAAAGGCAGGGAGCGCCCGACCAGATTTTCCCACATGCGCGACTGCGATTCGTGAACCGCCATGGAAGCGCCGTGGCGCAGAGGTGTGCGGTGATATGCCGGGTCTAAGCCCAGGTCATACAGGGCATGACCGCACTCGTGCATGGTGCCGAAGAGTGCCGTCCCCAGACGGCGAGTATCCACGCGGGTGGTGATGCGCACATCGCCCACGCCAAAACTGGTGGTAAAGGGGTGGGCGGATTTATCCTGCCGCCCTTTTTGCCAGTCGTAGCCAAAGCGGGTGATAACCTCGACACCGAAATCCCACTGGGCTTTTTCGGGGAATTCCTGTTGCAGGAAGGAGTCATCCACCTGCGGGCGGGACTGAATGGCTTTGAGCAGGGCAACCTGCCGCGGACGAACTTCGTCAAAAATGGCTTGCACCTCGGCGGTCTTCATGCCCGGCTCAAAGTCGTCCAACTGCGGGTCATACACGTGGGTGTAGGGCTTGAAGAACTCGGAGTATTCGCGGCGCATTTCCACAATGCGTTCCAGATGGGGCTGGAACGGGCGGAAATCGGCTTGCTGGCGGGCTTTCACCCAGGCTTCCTGCGCCAGGGTGGTCACTTCGGTAAACTCGCTTACCCACTGGGCAGGCACGCGGGTGCGCTTCTGATAATCGCGCAGGGTTACGCGCACCAGGGCGCGCTCGAAGGAATCGGCGGGCAGGTGGGCGGTTTCCTTTTCAAGGTCGGCAAGCAGTTCGCCCATCTCGCTGGATACCCAGCGCTCATGCTCCAGACGCGCCAGCAGTGCCAGTTGACTGCCGCGGTCTTCGGCGCCACCGGGGGGCATGTACGTTTGCTGGTCCCAACTGAGGATGGCGGCGGTGGCTGTCAGGTCGGTGA of Anaerolinea thermophila UNI-1 contains these proteins:
- a CDS encoding carboxypeptidase M32, with amino-acid sequence MEEKLAKLKTLLGEITDLTATAAILSWDQQTYMPPGGAEDRGSQLALLARLEHERWVSSEMGELLADLEKETAHLPADSFERALVRVTLRDYQKRTRVPAQWVSEFTEVTTLAQEAWVKARQQADFRPFQPHLERIVEMRREYSEFFKPYTHVYDPQLDDFEPGMKTAEVQAIFDEVRPRQVALLKAIQSRPQVDDSFLQQEFPEKAQWDFGVEVITRFGYDWQKGRQDKSAHPFTTSFGVGDVRITTRVDTRRLGTALFGTMHECGHALYDLGLDPAYHRTPLRHGASMAVHESQSRMWENLVGRSLPFWKFFYKRLQEYFPSQLGNVPLEAFYKAINKVEPSFIRVEADEATYNLHIMLRLELEIALLEGSLEVKDLPAAWNEKFQSYLGLTPPNDALGVLQDIHWSSGYFGYFPTYALGNLVSAQLWEKINKDIPDLEGQIEKGEFGALLSWLRENVHRWGRLYEPQDLVEKVTGSRITPQPYLRYLERKYGEIYGL